One window of Acidobacteriota bacterium genomic DNA carries:
- a CDS encoding nickel-dependent hydrogenase large subunit: protein MTVDPITRIEGHLRIDVEVDGGAVRDSWSSGQMFRGIETILKGRDPRDAWLFTQRFCGVCTTVHAIASVRAVENALNLEVPLNAQYIRNLLILAHGLHDHIVHFYHLSALDWVDVVEALKADPAKAASLGESLSPWPGNSKRQMEAVKAKLKEFVDRGQLGIFANGYWGHAAMKLPPEVNLLAVNHYLQALDYQQKANKVVAILGGKTPNIQNLAVGGVANAINLDNESALNMTKLFAVKDLLDDVATFVQQVYLVDVCAVGALYAHWLGYGAGVTNYLAVPDLALDTKGTQFDLPGGTIFDGNLAGAKAITSFQDAYFKENVEESIAHSWYDGDWQRHPWQEDTEPKYSEFDPNGKYSWVKAPRFMGRPMQVGPLAQMLVGYAQGHELIKKWVDYALGTAGAVAGAKLGPGVLHGTLGRHLARAVRATVFSELAIKHWGLLANNIGKGDTAVFNPPEFPSGEQQGFGFHEAPRGTLSHWVVIDNGKIKNYQAVVPSTWNAGPRDAKGQKGPYEASLVGNPIADPKRPLEVLRTIHSFDPCLACAIHTVDVEGQELSKVRVL, encoded by the coding sequence ATCACGGTAGATCCGATCACTCGAATCGAAGGCCACCTCCGCATCGACGTGGAGGTGGACGGGGGCGCCGTCCGGGACTCCTGGTCCTCGGGCCAGATGTTCCGCGGCATCGAGACCATCCTGAAGGGCCGGGACCCGCGGGACGCCTGGTTGTTCACCCAGCGGTTCTGCGGCGTGTGCACGACGGTGCACGCCATCGCTTCCGTGAGGGCCGTGGAGAACGCCCTCAACTTGGAGGTCCCTCTCAACGCCCAGTACATCCGCAACCTCCTCATCCTGGCCCACGGCCTCCACGACCACATCGTTCACTTCTACCACCTGTCGGCCCTGGATTGGGTGGACGTGGTGGAGGCCCTCAAGGCCGATCCCGCCAAGGCGGCCAGCCTCGGGGAAAGCCTGTCGCCCTGGCCCGGAAACTCAAAGCGCCAGATGGAGGCGGTGAAGGCCAAGCTGAAGGAGTTCGTGGATCGCGGCCAGCTGGGCATCTTCGCCAACGGCTATTGGGGACACGCGGCCATGAAGCTCCCGCCGGAAGTGAACCTCCTGGCCGTGAACCACTACCTCCAGGCCCTCGATTACCAGCAGAAGGCCAACAAGGTCGTGGCCATCCTCGGCGGAAAGACGCCCAACATCCAGAACCTGGCCGTCGGGGGCGTGGCGAACGCCATCAACCTCGACAACGAGTCCGCCCTCAACATGACCAAGCTCTTCGCCGTGAAGGACCTCCTGGATGATGTGGCCACGTTCGTCCAGCAGGTCTACCTGGTGGACGTGTGCGCCGTGGGCGCGCTGTACGCCCACTGGCTCGGCTACGGGGCCGGGGTCACGAACTACCTCGCCGTTCCCGACCTGGCCCTCGACACCAAGGGCACCCAGTTCGACCTCCCCGGAGGCACCATCTTCGACGGCAACCTCGCCGGCGCGAAGGCCATCACGTCCTTCCAGGACGCCTATTTCAAGGAGAACGTCGAGGAGAGCATCGCCCACTCCTGGTACGACGGGGACTGGCAGCGGCACCCCTGGCAGGAGGACACGGAGCCCAAGTACTCCGAATTCGACCCCAACGGGAAGTACTCGTGGGTGAAGGCCCCCCGGTTTATGGGCCGGCCCATGCAGGTGGGGCCGCTGGCGCAGATGCTGGTGGGCTACGCCCAGGGGCACGAACTCATCAAGAAGTGGGTGGACTACGCCCTCGGCACGGCGGGCGCCGTGGCCGGCGCCAAGCTGGGTCCGGGCGTCCTCCACGGAACCCTCGGACGCCACCTGGCCCGCGCCGTGCGCGCGACGGTCTTCTCGGAACTGGCCATCAAACACTGGGGCCTGCTGGCCAACAACATCGGCAAGGGAGACACGGCGGTCTTCAACCCGCCGGAATTCCCCTCCGGTGAGCAGCAGGGCTTCGGATTCCACGAGGCCCCGCGCGGAACCCTGAGCCACTGGGTCGTCATCGACAACGGAAAGATCAAGAACTACCAGGCCGTGGTTCCCTCCACGTGGAACGCCGGGCCGCGCGACGCCAAGGGGCAGAAGGGCCCGTACGAGGCCTCCCTCGTGGGCAACCCCATCGCCGACCCCAAGCGGCCCCTGGAGGTGCTGCGGACCATCCACTCCTTCGACCCCTGCCTCGCGTGCGCCATTCACACGGTGGACGTGGAGGGCCAGGAACTGTCGAAGGTCCGGGTTCTGTAA
- a CDS encoding hydrogenase maturation protease produces MGGPEARNVLVMGLGNVLMGDDAFGPTVVRTLESRFDLPPGVSALDAGTPGLDLMPYLLGVKALVVVDTVSSKDPPGTVKTYRKEEILRAPIQPRVNPHDPGLKEALHTLDFAGQCPEEVLLVGVVPEKVERGLALSPAVRGTVEEALEVILKELDRLGVPASPRENATGPDLWWEGRES; encoded by the coding sequence ATGGGGGGGCCGGAGGCGCGCAACGTCCTCGTCATGGGGCTGGGCAACGTCCTCATGGGGGATGACGCCTTCGGGCCCACCGTCGTCCGGACGCTGGAATCCCGATTCGATCTGCCCCCGGGGGTGTCGGCCCTGGACGCCGGCACCCCCGGCCTTGATCTCATGCCGTACCTGCTCGGGGTGAAGGCCCTCGTGGTGGTGGACACCGTATCTTCAAAGGACCCGCCCGGCACCGTGAAGACCTACCGCAAGGAGGAGATCCTCCGGGCCCCGATCCAGCCCCGCGTGAACCCCCACGATCCCGGCCTCAAGGAGGCCTTGCACACGCTGGACTTCGCGGGCCAGTGCCCGGAGGAGGTCCTCCTCGTGGGCGTCGTTCCGGAAAAGGTCGAACGGGGCCTCGCCCTGTCCCCCGCGGTCCGCGGCACGGTGGAGGAGGCCTTGGAGGTGATCTTAAAGGAGCTCGATCGGCTGGGCGTGCCCGCTTCGCCTCGCGAGAACGCGACCGGGCCGGACCTGTGGTGGGAGGGGAGGGAGTCGTGA